In a genomic window of Octadecabacter temperatus:
- the ttcA gene encoding tRNA 2-thiocytidine(32) synthetase TtcA has translation MLDEPDDIHPLFYGAPKTTEFKKLRKRLIQNTREAIDAYGMVDSAGKRAKWLVCMSGGKDSYTLLAVLHELQWRGLLPVDLLACNLDQGQPNFPATVLPKFLNDMQVPHRIEYQDTYSIVVDKVPAGRTMCALCSRLRRGNLYRIAREEGCSAVVLGHHRDDILETFMMNMFHGSRLATMPPKLLNEEGDLFVYRPLAHVAEADCEKFASAMGYPIIPCDLCGSQDGLQRQQIKAMLDQWETNTPGRRQQMFGALTNTRPSHLLDPSIFDFKGLQRRIGPNENND, from the coding sequence ATGCTTGATGAACCAGATGACATTCACCCGCTGTTTTACGGCGCACCAAAAACAACCGAGTTCAAGAAACTCCGCAAGCGGCTTATCCAGAACACGCGTGAGGCGATTGATGCTTACGGCATGGTCGATTCGGCTGGAAAGCGTGCGAAATGGCTTGTTTGTATGTCGGGTGGCAAGGACAGTTACACGCTGCTTGCGGTCCTGCATGAATTGCAGTGGCGTGGCCTTTTACCTGTTGATTTACTGGCCTGTAATCTCGACCAAGGACAACCCAACTTTCCCGCGACCGTGCTGCCTAAGTTCTTGAATGATATGCAAGTTCCGCACCGTATCGAGTACCAAGACACCTATTCGATTGTCGTCGATAAGGTGCCTGCTGGTCGCACGATGTGTGCGCTTTGTTCGCGTTTGCGGCGCGGAAACCTCTATCGTATTGCCCGTGAAGAAGGCTGTAGCGCTGTGGTCTTGGGCCATCACCGCGACGACATCCTTGAAACATTCATGATGAACATGTTCCACGGCTCGCGCCTCGCGACGATGCCACCAAAATTGTTGAACGAAGAAGGCGATTTGTTCGTCTACCGCCCGCTCGCCCATGTCGCAGAGGCGGATTGCGAGAAATTCGCCAGTGCGATGGGCTACCCGATCATTCCATGCGACCTTTGCGGATCTCAAGACGGGCTGCAGCGCCAACAGATCAAAGCCATGCTGGATCAGTGGGAAACAAACACACCGGGGCGTCGCCAGCAGATGTTTGGCGCGCTCACAAACACACGCCCATCCCACCTTTTGGATCCGTCAATCTTCGACTTTAAGGGATTGCAGCGCCGGATAGGCCCGAACGAGAACAACGACTAA
- the yidC gene encoding membrane protein insertase YidC, giving the protein MDDQNKNLILATALSFLVILVWFVLFPPPEPEEPAPTAEITATDGGTLSVDADVPAQVGETAILAPAAPEEVIANAPRVTIDSASLIGSLSLTGGRIDDLSLKSYHETLADEELVRLLAPIGTDHPYYASHGWVAAVGATADQVPSASTEWQIESGDTLSEGNDVTLVWDNGAGLIFRKTFSVDEHFLFTVEQSVENTTGNEVALRPYGLVARHGEPEQIGFFIQHEGVVRMSDGSMEEINYDDMPDLTTDEGRIEVEENGWIGFSDQYWMTALIPTPGRDFRSTAKFGNDIYQVETVYPMVTVAAGASASANTQFFAGAQEWEVIRGYQNDLGIDRFLDSIDWGWFFFLTKPIFAVLHWLNGLIGNMGWAIIGLTLIIKALLLPLAYKSYVSMAKMRELQPQMAKMKEDAGDDREKLQKGMMALYKENKVNPASGCLPILMQIPIFFSLYKVIFVTIELRHAPWLGWVNDLSAPDSSSLFNLFGLFPWDAPGPESFLSLVFIGIMPIVLGISMWLQQKLNPAPTDATQKMIFAWMPWVFMFMLGSFASGLVLYWIANNTITFIQQYAIMRSQGFKPDVFGNILGRNKADTE; this is encoded by the coding sequence ATGGACGACCAGAACAAGAACCTAATCCTCGCAACAGCACTCAGCTTCCTCGTGATTCTGGTATGGTTCGTGTTGTTTCCACCACCAGAGCCAGAAGAGCCCGCACCAACAGCTGAAATCACAGCGACGGATGGTGGAACGCTCAGCGTTGATGCAGACGTTCCAGCGCAAGTGGGTGAAACGGCCATCTTGGCGCCTGCTGCACCAGAAGAAGTCATCGCGAACGCCCCGCGTGTCACCATCGACAGCGCGAGCCTGATTGGTTCCCTGTCCCTGACTGGTGGCCGCATTGATGACCTCTCCTTGAAGTCCTATCACGAAACTCTCGCGGACGAAGAACTTGTACGCCTCCTCGCGCCGATCGGCACTGACCACCCATATTATGCGTCCCATGGTTGGGTCGCAGCGGTTGGGGCAACGGCTGATCAGGTTCCATCTGCGTCCACGGAATGGCAGATCGAAAGCGGTGATACGCTTTCCGAAGGCAACGACGTAACCCTCGTTTGGGACAACGGCGCTGGATTGATCTTCCGCAAGACATTCTCTGTCGATGAACACTTTTTGTTCACTGTCGAGCAATCCGTTGAAAACACGACAGGCAACGAAGTCGCGCTGCGCCCTTACGGGTTGGTTGCGCGCCACGGCGAGCCAGAGCAAATCGGCTTCTTCATTCAGCACGAAGGTGTTGTGCGGATGTCTGATGGGTCGATGGAAGAAATCAACTATGATGACATGCCCGACCTCACGACTGACGAAGGCCGGATCGAAGTTGAAGAAAACGGTTGGATCGGTTTTTCAGACCAGTACTGGATGACGGCACTGATCCCGACACCAGGTCGGGATTTCCGATCAACGGCGAAATTCGGCAATGACATCTACCAAGTCGAAACTGTCTATCCGATGGTTACGGTTGCGGCTGGTGCATCTGCCAGTGCGAACACGCAGTTCTTTGCGGGTGCGCAGGAATGGGAAGTCATTCGCGGATACCAAAATGACCTTGGCATTGATCGTTTCCTCGACAGCATCGACTGGGGTTGGTTCTTCTTCCTCACGAAACCAATTTTCGCAGTTCTTCACTGGCTCAACGGGCTGATAGGCAACATGGGTTGGGCCATCATCGGCCTTACGCTGATCATCAAGGCACTGCTGCTTCCTCTTGCATATAAATCCTACGTCTCAATGGCGAAGATGCGTGAGTTGCAGCCGCAAATGGCTAAGATGAAGGAGGACGCGGGCGATGACCGTGAAAAACTCCAGAAGGGCATGATGGCACTTTATAAGGAGAACAAGGTGAACCCTGCATCCGGCTGTTTGCCGATCTTGATGCAGATCCCGATCTTCTTCTCGCTCTACAAGGTTATCTTTGTAACAATCGAATTGCGCCACGCACCTTGGCTCGGTTGGGTCAACGACCTGAGCGCGCCTGACTCCTCATCTTTGTTCAACCTGTTTGGCCTGTTCCCATGGGATGCACCGGGTCCAGAGTCCTTCTTGTCGTTGGTTTTCATCGGGATCATGCCAATCGTTCTTGGTATTTCCATGTGGCTGCAGCAGAAGCTGAACCCGGCCCCCACAGACGCGACGCAGAAGATGATCTTTGCGTGGATGCCTTGGGTCTTCATGTTCATGCTCGGTAGCTTTGCCAGTGGCCTTGTTCTGTACTGGATCGCGAACAACACGATCACGTTCATCCAGCAGTACGCGATCATGCGCAGTCAGGGTTTCAAACCTGATGTTTTCGGCAACATTCTCGGGCGTAACAAAGCGGACACTGAGTAA